From a region of the Desulfovibrio sp. JC010 genome:
- a CDS encoding dual specificity protein phosphatase family protein yields the protein MADQENGHAYKITWVTDQLAVGCAPMSHAQLQSLKEQGIDGIINLCGEFCDLHEIEQNAGFEVYYLPIEDEEAPGLLELENALEWLDESIYLGKKVLIHCRHGIGRTGTVLNAYLLRRGLGHKLAGKKMKELRSKPANFSQWWTIRKYGRKSGKLTARTPTVEFTRKVDLSPFFNDYLKLVSEVEQRAGELENRQQCGLDHDLCCRTPLSMTLAEALHLSHCVNLELSHGERVEVIEKAMATARIEKRAMRELAADNEAGFCLSGVDSPCPLLEEGRCRLFEFRPLQCRAFGLDSSENGRLWREVLSPGLDSVSTQIWFACTGAMQGDSLPRFSLPDVVSGKFIEVLFKLMMEQGIDDA from the coding sequence ATGGCTGATCAGGAAAACGGGCATGCCTATAAAATTACATGGGTAACCGATCAACTGGCCGTGGGCTGTGCGCCCATGAGTCATGCCCAGTTGCAATCCCTGAAAGAGCAGGGGATTGACGGCATCATCAACCTTTGCGGTGAGTTCTGCGACCTGCATGAGATTGAGCAGAATGCCGGGTTTGAGGTTTATTATCTGCCTATTGAGGATGAGGAGGCACCCGGTCTGCTGGAACTGGAAAACGCGCTTGAATGGCTGGATGAGTCCATTTATCTGGGCAAGAAGGTGCTCATCCATTGCCGTCACGGCATCGGCAGGACCGGGACCGTGCTTAATGCCTACCTGCTGCGGCGTGGGCTGGGCCACAAGCTGGCCGGGAAGAAGATGAAGGAGCTGCGTTCAAAGCCCGCCAATTTTTCCCAGTGGTGGACCATCCGCAAGTACGGGCGCAAAAGCGGAAAGCTCACCGCGCGTACTCCCACAGTTGAATTCACGCGCAAGGTCGATCTTTCCCCGTTTTTTAATGATTACCTGAAGCTGGTCAGTGAAGTGGAACAGCGGGCCGGGGAACTGGAAAACAGGCAGCAATGCGGTCTGGACCATGATCTCTGCTGTCGTACTCCGCTGAGTATGACTCTGGCCGAAGCCCTGCACCTCAGTCATTGCGTCAACCTTGAACTGAGCCACGGGGAAAGGGTGGAGGTGATTGAAAAGGCCATGGCAACGGCGCGGATTGAAAAGCGGGCCATGCGCGAACTGGCCGCTGATAACGAAGCCGGATTCTGCCTGTCGGGCGTGGATTCGCCATGCCCGTTGCTGGAAGAAGGCAGATGCAGGCTGTTTGAATTCCGTCCCCTGCAATGCCGGGCTTTCGGGCTGGATTCATCTGAGAACGGACGTTTGTGGCGGGAAGTGCTCAGTCCCGGACTGGATTCCGTTTCCACGCAAATCTGGTTTGCCTGCACCGGAGCCATGCAGGGGGATTCCCTGCCCCGTTTTTCCCTGCCGGATGTTGTTTCCGGCAAGTTCATCGAAGTTCTCTTTAAATTGATGATGGAGCAGGGAATTGATGATGCTTAG
- a CDS encoding PepSY domain-containing protein: protein MDKSILKEAFIVLCAAITITFGSISAIADDFFSDDYIKSADYIIQAAQQSNCTLAALVAKAEEKAEGIAVEVEIEGEENGSRHVEIDILRKQEIVQVTASLATGEILSISQPEFMPSVIEKICKYYDPIEKSKLSMEQAIREAELKTCSTAYRAEIENIDGLLCYRINLFTAQRTLMVMIDPQNGRILSHRDFEHRDDD, encoded by the coding sequence ATGGATAAATCAATTTTGAAAGAAGCGTTCATTGTTTTATGTGCCGCCATCACCATAACCTTCGGGTCCATCTCAGCCATTGCCGACGACTTTTTCAGCGATGACTACATCAAAAGCGCGGATTATATCATACAGGCCGCACAGCAGAGCAACTGCACTCTTGCAGCACTGGTTGCCAAGGCTGAAGAAAAAGCAGAGGGAATTGCCGTTGAAGTGGAGATAGAGGGAGAAGAAAACGGCAGCCGGCATGTTGAAATAGACATCCTCCGCAAGCAGGAAATCGTGCAGGTAACGGCTTCACTTGCAACCGGGGAAATACTGAGTATCAGCCAGCCGGAATTCATGCCCAGTGTGATTGAAAAAATATGCAAATATTATGATCCAATAGAAAAAAGCAAACTGAGTATGGAACAGGCCATTCGTGAGGCAGAACTCAAAACCTGCAGCACCGCCTACCGGGCCGAAATTGAGAATATAGACGGCCTGCTCTGCTACCGGATCAATCTTTTCACAGCGCAAAGGACCCTGATGGTCATGATTGACCCGCAAAACGGAAGAATTCTCAGCCACCGGGATTTTGAGCACCGGGACGACGACTAG
- a CDS encoding cell wall metabolism sensor histidine kinase WalK, protein MCSLKKRVKKLFNSYRIISAYFLLFVGSTLCLFALSTFMLDFYLTQMERERINERVQVYKNIYKNKGFASLLSTIRSQHQANTFSNIFIHLTDGDGKTVWLTIPQELDELDSKHFLLPDLPKQTKWVPFNLPTPTDLDILITALDNGFTLQTGRTTGRQEFMVEGLQSVFLITISGIIVLGAIGGIMFSRHVLRPVRELAATAKKVSSGNMESRVPVFEKSGELRELAELFNIMLERIEILITAMRDTLGNVSHDLKTPLARMKARIEQTLLSDASAEEQREVLMDCAEDVERIDKLINMLMDITEAETGQMHLAPEPLSCSELITETIDLYEIIAEERNIIIDNKADNFMISADRQRTLQVLGNLSDNGLKYTPEGGKIIFRTALEEEFTVISIQDSGPGIPEEERERIFEKLYRGDKSRSTKGVGLGLSLVRAVMQAHGGSVTVQEASQGGSIFEIRFPRN, encoded by the coding sequence ATGTGCTCACTGAAAAAAAGGGTTAAAAAATTATTTAATTCCTACCGCATAATTTCCGCGTACTTTCTGCTCTTTGTGGGAAGTACGCTCTGCCTATTCGCCCTGAGCACATTTATGCTCGATTTTTACCTGACCCAGATGGAGCGGGAACGTATCAACGAACGGGTGCAGGTATATAAAAACATCTACAAAAACAAAGGTTTTGCGTCGCTGCTGAGTACAATCCGCAGCCAGCATCAGGCCAACACATTCAGTAATATTTTCATCCACCTGACGGACGGTGACGGCAAAACCGTCTGGCTGACCATACCGCAGGAGCTTGATGAGCTGGACTCAAAACATTTTCTGCTCCCCGACCTGCCTAAACAGACAAAATGGGTACCGTTCAACCTGCCCACACCAACAGACCTTGATATACTCATCACTGCGCTGGATAACGGATTCACCCTACAGACCGGACGGACCACCGGACGTCAGGAATTCATGGTCGAGGGGTTGCAAAGCGTATTCCTGATCACCATTTCCGGGATCATTGTTCTGGGGGCAATCGGTGGGATTATGTTCTCCCGCCATGTGCTGCGCCCGGTACGGGAACTGGCCGCAACAGCAAAAAAAGTTTCATCCGGCAACATGGAAAGCCGGGTTCCGGTCTTTGAAAAAAGCGGGGAATTGCGGGAACTGGCTGAACTTTTCAATATCATGCTGGAACGGATTGAAATCCTGATTACCGCCATGCGCGACACTCTGGGCAATGTCAGCCATGACCTGAAAACCCCGCTGGCCCGCATGAAAGCCCGTATTGAACAGACCCTTCTTTCAGATGCTTCCGCAGAAGAACAGCGGGAAGTGCTCATGGATTGTGCTGAGGATGTAGAACGCATCGACAAACTCATCAACATGCTCATGGATATTACCGAGGCGGAAACAGGCCAGATGCATCTTGCACCCGAACCTCTTTCCTGCTCTGAACTAATCACAGAAACCATTGATCTCTATGAAATAATTGCCGAAGAACGCAACATCATCATAGACAATAAAGCTGATAACTTCATGATTTCAGCAGACCGTCAGCGCACCCTGCAGGTCCTCGGCAACCTGAGCGACAACGGACTTAAATACACCCCGGAAGGCGGAAAAATTATTTTCAGAACCGCGCTTGAAGAGGAATTTACCGTAATTTCCATACAGGACAGCGGCCCCGGAATCCCGGAAGAGGAACGGGAACGCATCTTTGAAAAGCTCTACCGGGGAGATAAAAGCCGTTCCACAAAAGGCGTGGGGCTGGGCTTAAGCCTTGTCCGCGCGGTAATGCAGGCCCACGGCGGCAGTGTCACGGTTCAGGAGGCTTCGCAAGGAGGCAGCATTTTTGAGATTCGCTTTCCAAGAAATTAA
- a CDS encoding response regulator transcription factor translates to MRILIVEDDTTIAEYIAKGLREAGFTVDHAADGNEGLNFALSTEYDAAVIDLMLPGRDGLSIIAEMRGRALETPVLILSARQSVDDKVSGLQAGGDDYLTKPFSFVELQARLQALIRRSSRTPAESKLQVGDLVLDRFTREVSRDGEPIILHAREYGLLEYMMNNSGRVITKTMILEHIWDYSFNPQTNVVEVLMHRLRSKVDKPFAENLISTIRGVGYVLTEKKG, encoded by the coding sequence TTGCGGATTTTGATTGTTGAAGACGACACGACCATTGCCGAGTACATTGCCAAAGGGCTGCGCGAAGCAGGCTTTACCGTGGACCATGCAGCGGACGGCAACGAGGGGCTGAACTTCGCCCTGAGTACGGAATATGACGCAGCCGTAATCGACCTCATGCTTCCGGGCCGGGACGGACTGAGCATCATTGCCGAGATGCGGGGCCGCGCGCTGGAAACCCCGGTACTCATCCTCAGTGCCCGCCAGAGTGTGGACGACAAGGTCTCCGGGCTGCAGGCCGGGGGTGACGACTACCTGACCAAACCCTTTTCCTTTGTCGAACTTCAGGCCCGTTTGCAGGCCCTTATCCGCAGGTCTTCGCGCACCCCGGCAGAATCGAAATTACAGGTCGGTGATCTGGTTCTGGACCGCTTCACCCGCGAAGTAAGCCGAGACGGCGAACCGATCATCCTGCACGCACGGGAATACGGACTTCTTGAATACATGATGAACAATTCCGGACGGGTGATCACCAAGACCATGATCCTCGAACATATCTGGGACTACAGTTTCAACCCGCAGACCAATGTGGTGGAAGTGCTCATGCACCGGCTGCGCTCCAAAGTGGACAAACCCTTTGCTGAAAACCTGATTTCCACAATCCGCGGGGTCGGCTATGTGCTCACTGAAAAAAAGGGTTAA
- a CDS encoding 4Fe-4S binding protein: MKLYKKDTPLTFSRDAIRFFFAANFYFLGKLMGIDFELESEYLVLGSIILFGPFFCGWACPFGAASYFATRVGNKLFPKLQFNIPQPYDKWLRMLRYPLLGFFLYLFTVKGVSYFGDHIEMYKSTAFSWNFIKAKHFAVLLIPLFIPNFFCKYMCFQKAGYNLINKVIKICKIKRNTETCIDCGKCDRVCPMQVNPSSKNEICGDDCLSCFNCLDNVCPSKADALSLELLGLKINPGLFSALVMTAYLAATYLVLFVYQW, encoded by the coding sequence ATGAAACTTTATAAAAAAGACACACCGCTGACCTTTTCAAGGGACGCCATACGCTTTTTCTTTGCCGCAAACTTTTACTTTCTGGGCAAGCTTATGGGCATCGATTTTGAACTGGAAAGTGAATATCTGGTACTCGGTTCCATAATTCTTTTTGGCCCGTTCTTCTGCGGCTGGGCCTGTCCCTTCGGGGCTGCGTCCTACTTTGCCACCCGCGTGGGCAATAAGCTCTTTCCCAAGCTGCAATTCAACATCCCCCAGCCCTATGACAAATGGCTGCGCATGCTCCGTTACCCGCTGCTGGGCTTCTTCCTCTACCTCTTCACCGTCAAAGGGGTCAGCTACTTCGGTGACCACATCGAAATGTACAAATCCACTGCTTTCTCATGGAACTTCATTAAAGCAAAACATTTTGCGGTCCTGCTGATCCCCCTGTTCATTCCCAACTTCTTCTGTAAATACATGTGCTTTCAAAAAGCGGGCTACAACCTGATCAACAAAGTGATTAAAATCTGCAAAATCAAGCGCAATACAGAAACCTGCATTGATTGCGGAAAATGCGACCGGGTCTGCCCCATGCAGGTCAACCCTTCATCCAAAAATGAAATCTGCGGCGATGACTGCCTGAGCTGCTTCAACTGCCTCGATAATGTCTGCCCGTCCAAGGCAGATGCCCTGTCACTGGAACTGCTCGGCCTGAAAATCAATCCCGGCCTGTTCTCAGCTCTGGTCATGACCGCTTATCTGGCCGCCACCTATCTGGTCTTGTTTGTATATCAATGGTAA
- a CDS encoding ATP-binding protein yields the protein MIILSFCFDNAWSFKDEQCLDFDFKSVDKKYSDDPRFIELAENHYVPSVITCIGANASGKSNLIKTLSALLSFMTNRQKALKIDFFRLSEKPSPISDFELVCEISGTIFRYSLGYDRAAAQVDYEELYESNPKTGRWNYIFKRELDDDGEIQITKGTKAKFSIDKMKRELEHSESLLAVSDSLKHETGLEEILEGLNLFFVYKYNNYVPVIEATKAFKDLNIIDNVSNYLKSFDVGIERIEHSEIEIEQEFLDSEPVKKIKGLLDNMPDESIPTPKVYTNFFAGKVEVCEAIHEINGFEYRFDINLESDGTKQLIKVLFPIIAALTTGGVAIIDEIEVGLHPIVVEEMIERFREQSGEELRGQLICSSHSVNVINQLSKRQIVLVEKDRKTLESQAWFLNDVKDVKERDNFFMNYITGKYGAIPQVS from the coding sequence GTGATAATTCTCTCTTTTTGTTTTGACAATGCCTGGTCATTTAAGGATGAGCAGTGCCTCGACTTTGATTTTAAAAGTGTTGATAAAAAATATTCCGATGATCCCCGTTTTATTGAGCTGGCGGAAAATCATTACGTGCCTTCCGTGATCACATGCATCGGAGCAAATGCTTCCGGTAAGTCGAACCTGATCAAGACCCTTTCTGCTCTTCTTTCTTTTATGACAAACAGGCAAAAAGCACTAAAAATTGATTTCTTCAGGTTGTCAGAAAAACCGAGTCCGATCTCTGATTTTGAACTTGTATGCGAAATTTCAGGAACAATTTTCCGCTACTCACTTGGTTATGACCGTGCGGCTGCACAAGTTGATTATGAAGAGCTTTATGAGTCAAACCCCAAAACAGGGCGTTGGAATTATATATTTAAAAGAGAGCTGGATGATGACGGCGAAATCCAGATAACAAAAGGAACAAAAGCCAAATTCAGCATTGATAAAATGAAACGTGAACTGGAACATAGTGAATCGCTTCTTGCTGTTTCTGATTCATTGAAACACGAAACTGGACTTGAAGAAATATTGGAAGGATTGAATCTATTTTTTGTATACAAATACAACAATTATGTTCCAGTGATAGAAGCAACAAAAGCATTCAAGGACTTGAACATAATAGACAACGTTTCCAATTATCTGAAGTCATTCGATGTAGGAATTGAGCGGATTGAGCATTCAGAAATCGAAATAGAACAAGAGTTTCTTGATTCTGAACCCGTAAAGAAAATCAAAGGCTTGCTGGACAATATGCCCGACGAGAGTATTCCCACCCCTAAGGTGTATACTAATTTCTTTGCAGGTAAAGTTGAAGTGTGCGAAGCGATACATGAAATCAATGGCTTTGAATACAGATTCGATATCAACCTTGAGTCAGACGGAACCAAGCAACTCATTAAAGTCCTTTTTCCGATCATAGCAGCTCTTACAACAGGGGGAGTTGCCATCATTGATGAAATAGAAGTGGGACTGCATCCTATTGTTGTTGAAGAAATGATTGAACGTTTCAGAGAGCAGTCCGGTGAAGAATTGCGTGGCCAGCTCATCTGCAGCAGCCACAGCGTCAACGTCATAAACCAACTCAGCAAAAGACAGATTGTGCTGGTGGAAAAAGACCGCAAAACTCTTGAGAGTCAGGCATGGTTTCTCAATGACGTAAAGGATGTCAAAGAGCGGGATAACTTCTTCATGAATTACATCACCGGAAAATACGGTGCCATCCCGCAGGTAAGCTAA
- a CDS encoding phenylacetate--CoA ligase family protein, whose product MTDLNFSDQKSAELYKLEKLNHILSIAVQAPFYKKLYQGIELPLKNLDELKKLPVIDKQTLCTEGETCKKSLYTRNNGGFYKFSTGGTSGRMSFARYSLDEFHEVCFGAAYGLTACGITPDDLVANCIRAGAFWTGFLTSYRALEMIGCNILPITDNQPVEKTLEYLEMMQPNTLFGISPTLVQIAQEATRRGIKLHIEKVAFASTPLTTEQEKYLASVWPDATFHSAGYGAAEVGPIGFQCEHCTGTEHHVLQPDCIVEKDDDGAIIATSLIRVLQPAIRMKVGDDIEWMEGECECGRTSPRFKLLQRSDEIIEFSHDSMTLDQLGSCLGKFDELAPVFQVRLDLNADKTDIIVRVEAADCDAVDDFQLTSKVYECLSGDIPAVGTNRDKNNIRAFKILIVPSGGIPRVETTGKIRRVIDKRFM is encoded by the coding sequence ATGACCGATCTCAATTTCTCAGACCAGAAGAGTGCTGAATTATACAAGTTGGAAAAGCTGAATCATATTCTTTCCATCGCTGTTCAGGCCCCTTTTTATAAAAAACTATATCAGGGCATCGAACTGCCGCTGAAGAATCTGGATGAGCTGAAAAAGCTCCCCGTGATTGACAAGCAGACCCTCTGCACCGAAGGGGAAACCTGCAAAAAGTCCCTGTACACCCGCAATAACGGGGGATTCTACAAATTCTCCACCGGAGGCACTTCCGGGCGGATGAGTTTTGCCCGTTACAGTCTGGATGAATTTCATGAAGTATGCTTTGGCGCGGCATACGGCCTCACAGCCTGCGGCATCACCCCGGATGACTTGGTGGCCAACTGCATCCGGGCCGGGGCTTTCTGGACCGGGTTCCTGACAAGCTACCGCGCACTGGAGATGATAGGATGCAACATCCTGCCCATCACCGACAACCAGCCAGTGGAAAAGACTTTGGAATATCTGGAAATGATGCAGCCGAACACCCTCTTCGGCATCTCGCCCACACTGGTCCAGATCGCACAGGAAGCAACCCGGCGCGGCATCAAGCTGCATATTGAAAAAGTAGCCTTTGCCTCCACTCCACTGACCACGGAACAGGAAAAATATCTGGCTTCGGTCTGGCCCGATGCAACCTTCCATTCTGCCGGATACGGCGCGGCAGAAGTAGGCCCCATCGGTTTCCAGTGCGAACACTGCACCGGAACCGAACACCATGTACTGCAACCCGACTGCATAGTGGAAAAGGACGACGACGGTGCCATCATCGCCACCTCCCTGATCCGCGTCCTGCAGCCGGCCATCCGCATGAAGGTGGGCGACGACATTGAATGGATGGAAGGCGAATGCGAATGCGGCCGAACCAGCCCGCGCTTCAAGCTGCTGCAACGCTCTGATGAAATCATCGAATTCAGCCATGATTCCATGACCCTGGACCAGCTAGGTTCCTGCCTCGGCAAGTTCGATGAACTGGCCCCGGTCTTCCAGGTCAGGCTGGACCTCAACGCCGATAAAACAGATATCATCGTCCGCGTTGAAGCCGCAGACTGTGACGCCGTGGATGATTTTCAGCTGACTTCAAAGGTCTACGAATGCTTAAGCGGCGACATCCCCGCAGTAGGAACCAACCGCGACAAGAACAACATCCGGGCCTTCAAGATCCTGATCGTCCCCTCGGGCGGCATCCCGCGTGTGGAAACCACCGGAAAAATCCGGAGGGTTATTGATAAGCGGTTCATGTAG
- a CDS encoding YaiI/YqxD family protein, giving the protein MQIWVDADACPKAVKEILFKTAVRREVELTLVANQYMNIPTSPFIHMLKVGAGFDVADNEIVKQCSPGDLVITADIPLADKIVDKGATGLNPRGELYTEDNIKGILSMRNLMEELRSAGTVSGGPAAFSPKDKQNFTNQLDKFLTRALNRT; this is encoded by the coding sequence ATGCAGATCTGGGTCGACGCCGATGCCTGCCCCAAGGCCGTAAAAGAAATTCTATTCAAAACAGCCGTGCGCCGGGAGGTAGAGCTTACCCTCGTAGCCAACCAGTACATGAACATTCCCACTTCACCTTTCATCCATATGCTCAAGGTCGGTGCCGGGTTTGATGTGGCGGACAATGAAATTGTCAAGCAGTGCAGCCCCGGCGATCTGGTCATCACTGCGGATATTCCGCTGGCGGACAAGATTGTGGACAAAGGAGCCACGGGCCTTAATCCGCGCGGCGAGCTCTACACTGAGGACAATATCAAAGGAATTTTAAGCATGCGCAATCTCATGGAAGAACTGCGCAGTGCGGGCACTGTCTCCGGCGGCCCTGCCGCATTCAGCCCCAAGGACAAGCAGAACTTCACCAACCAGCTGGATAAATTCCTGACCCGCGCACTGAACCGGACATAG